Proteins encoded together in one Dermacentor variabilis isolate Ectoservices chromosome 2, ASM5094787v1, whole genome shotgun sequence window:
- the LOC142571070 gene encoding uncharacterized protein LOC142571070, producing MRLCRFGLRAVSPPKVGLLLSAFLAVYCEAYPKSTTPSPTETIAVGTGRGLPHRSPVRRYRHGRRLDAGPTPLRRRAHVGSSSSSTPVVADYDVDGADYPPYYNYWPPATDKRKGGLGDGHHPHRHRHRQDRRRYDEFEGDYYYDHYVGKHDYKNEYDIVFPLLILIMAPLAVSAFLLPIIASLMTNTFFLVNGATSAAIQGRRRRSVRQLAPSADELLRLEEVLSKAIEKYGGFEAIHETTSVVRESTNRGAVTN from the coding sequence GTCTCCCCACCAAAGGTTGGCCTCCTGCTGTCCGCCTTCCTGGCAGTGTACTGCGAAGCGTACCCAAAATCGACAAcgccatcgccaaccgaaaccaTCGCTGTCGGAACCGGCAGGGGGCTCCCACACCGTAGTCCAGTGCGCCGGTACCGCCACGGTCGCCGTCTCGACGCGGGCCCAACGCCGCTGCGTCGCCGTGCTCACGTCGGCTCGAGCAGTAGTAGCACTCCGGTGGTGGCAGACTACGACGTCGACGGCGCCGATTATCCGCCCTACTACAACTACTGGCCCCCAGCCACGGACAAGCGTAAGGGCGGACTGGGCGACGGCCACCATCCTCACCGCCACCGCCACAGGCAGGACAGGCGGCGTTACGACGAATTTGAAGGGGACTACTATTACGACCACTACGTGGGCAAGCACGACTACAAGAACGAGTACGACATCGTGTTTCCCCTGCTGATCCTTATCATGGCACCTCTGGCGGTGTCCGCCTTCTTGCTCCCGATCATCGCGTCGCTGATGACCAACACTTTCTTCCTCGTTAATGGGGCGACGTCGGCTGCCATCCAAGGACGTCGCAGGCGGAGTGTGCGACAACTGGCACCATCGGCCGACGAACTGCTTAGGCTGGAAGAAGTTCTCTCGAAGGCAATCGAGAAGTACGGCGGTTTCGAAGCGATTCACGAGACGACCAGCGTGGTTCGCGAGTCGACGAACCGTGGGGCAGTGACGAATTGA